In a genomic window of Pelecanus crispus isolate bPelCri1 chromosome 1, bPelCri1.pri, whole genome shotgun sequence:
- the SMIM45 gene encoding small integral membrane protein 45 — protein sequence MPEGAASSPRPAPVEGAMPHFLDWFVPVYLMISILILVGFGACIYYFEPGLQEAHKWRTQRPIMERDLRKTLMIRDNLAFGVPEV from the exons ATGCCGGAGGGAGCAGCTTCGTCCCCTCGCCCTGCGCCCGTAGAAGGAG CCATGCCCCACTTCTTGGATTGGTTTGTGCCAGTGTATCTGATGATCTCCATTCTCATCCTGGTGGGCTTTGGAGCTTGCATTTACTACTTCGAGCCAGGACTCCAGGAAGCCCATAAGTGGCGAACGCAGAGGCCGATCATGGAACGAGACCTTCGGAAGACACTGATGATTCGGGACAACCTGGCCTTTGGGGTGCCCGAGGTCTGA